The sequence CGTCATCAGTGAACACGTACTATTTGTGGAACCCACGAAGAACATGCAAACTTGGGAAGGGGCTTAGCCTAAGTGGGACCCATAGGAAATGCATTCGTGGCTAAAAACAGTTTGCCAAGTGTGTTCCAACATTTTAATGCAGTATTTGGCAGATTCCGACAAAGCGACAAAAAATTCGCTTTAGGCAATAAAGGAGTAGAGTCTAATTTAGTAACTAtactattttctatttttgcttCTCTTCTTCAAATTACCAAAACGTACAATAGTCacgaaaattaattaatttacgTAGGAcatgaataaaattataaatatattttcaaagtaaatgaattaagatataaatatataagctCAATACATTCACATccgaaaaatacaaaaaaaatacattttacatCATCAAAAAACCCACTTTTATTCATATATAGAATCATTTAGTGTTATCTTTTTTTCCCATaatcaaaaattatataattttatggtTCATAACCTAGTTAAACATGTTAGATATGTTAATGGTTTATTTATGTGAATGAAGAATATTTCTCCACAATTTACTGATATAGTTTTAGCTAATTATGGCTAATTccttttaataaaagtttatggtatttcttttattaaaaaaaaaaaaaaaaaccaattttatcTATGTCGCACAATAGCTCTAACAACACATTCTTTATTTTACAGTTCcccttattaaaataataccatATTTTGACACCTACACACCAACAACAAATGTTTACATGTTGCTAGTAGAGGAGAGTAAGaataaaagagaataaaaagcTTTTACATGTAATAATGAACATGTAAACATCTAAgttcactgtttttttttttttttttttttttgtcgcaaaatacctcaacaaatgtaggtttttttattcttgtgCTTTTTGGTAAATATTATCATTTATTTAGCATTTTGATGGGATATGCCTCATTGGACGAGAATGCGTTGTTCTCAATTCcacctaaaataaattaattgcattagaagccaaaaaaaaaaaaaaaaaaaaactttttttatggCAGTTAAACATGTGAAATAtgttaatgatttatttatgtGAATGGAGAATATTCTTCCACAACTTACTAATATAGTTTTAGCCTATTATAGCTAATTCCTTTTAATAAAAGTTCCCGGTATTTcttctatgaaaaaaaaaaaaaaaaaaccaattttatttattttgcacaATAGCTCTAACACattctttattttacaattcCCCTTATTAAAATAATGCTATATTTTGTACACAccaacaacaaatttttacttGTTGCTATAGTAGAGGAGAGTAAGAATGAAAGGGAATAAAAAACTTTTACATGTTATAATGAACATGTAAACATATAAGTtcactgtattttttttttttttttttggtcgcaaaatacctcaacaaatgtaggttttttatttttgtgctttttggtgaatattatcatatatttagCATTTTGATGGGATATGCCTCATTGGATGAGAATGCGCTGCTCTCAATATTCcacctaaaataaattaattgcattagaagccaaaaaaaaaaaaaaaaaactttttttctttgttggagGAAGTAgaatataaagtataaacactTGTCATGAGAATACAAGTACAACACTCGTACTTATCTAAAAGAATTTTTGGAGGagagaattttttctttttttgttataaaggaATAAGTTGATTTTGTATATCTTTACGGGAAACCATGCGAGccattaaaaatatgtaaaaaacttctttattGTGAACCTTTTGCAAGCATATTTGCTCTTCATCGTTCACTTGTATAGGTTAGAGCGAGAGAATTTCTTTTCACCTAATTGATACCTTTATTATGGCACTAACAAGTTGATTTATTCTGTTTTAAAGGTTGAAGGCTTGAAGGGGACATTTTCTTTCGTTCTTAAAGAATTTctcttttaaataattttgtatataaaaaaaaaaaaaatcattgaaatgGTTAAATAATATAACTTCATATATATGATGGAATTTTAGAAGCTTCTGAAGTGATTTCACTGACATGGTAAGAGTCTAGTGTAGTGTAGGTATCAATTACTTTATATATTCTCTTTCTCCCAAAGCCAAAATGTACGTTTGCCATTTTTTcaccatttattaaaaaagaatctaCGTACGTAATCATCCAAAAATTATGTgtcccatatatatatttatcaagataAAACTCCTATTTTCCTTAATCACATTGTCATTTTAAACAACTTTTAAACAAGGATGATAGTGCTATTGAATGTCCACAAACACCAGTTAACTATAAACATCTTCGTTTTCTTTAGTGCAAGCCAAAGCCAAGGGTTACTacttacaataattttataaacatgCAAGATTATTCACAGCTATTGACATATATGCTTGCTAATGACAGTCGCAACCATTAAGCAACCgaaaataatgatattttagCGTTATATATTGACAATGCAACAGAAATTATTAATTGGTAAATCATGAGActaaattcaattatattttttgataagggTAAAATTGTGAATGTGAATATTCATGAATATAGTATCATGAAGCGACGTTCAAAATAGACCCGTCGGCCTCACTTGTCATAAATGGCAGTCAAACAGCTTTAGGACGTTTACAGCTTTAGGAAGACGAGGTTAACTTGTCATAAATGGAAAGCTGACACTACTAAGCTgaagggagtaggcgaagctgacgaccctaacgaggctgacgacccCAACGAGGGAGTAGGTGAAGCTGACTACCTTAACGAGGTTGACGACCCTGACAAGGGAGTAGGCAAAGCTGATGACCctaacgaggctgacgaccccgacgagggagtaggcgaagctgacgaccccgacgagggggtaggcgaagctgacgaacTTAATGAGGCTAACGACCCTGACAAGGGAGTAGGCGAAACTGAAGACCctaacgaggctgacgacctcgacgagggagtaagcgaagctgacgaccctgacgagGCTGACGACCCTAACAAGGGAGTAGACGAAGTTGACGACCCTAATGAGGTtgacgaccccgacgagggagtaggcgaaACTGACAACCCCGACGAgggggtaggcgaagctgacgaccctgacgtGGCCTTGCTTGGTCTCCACGTTTGCATATATAAATATCTTGCACCCCACGCTTGGTGTTAAATAAaaagactcctacaaggaaatgATCTCGCAAAATACGTCTAaagagactcctataaggaaaagacttctaatCCAATAAGGAGAGGTCAACCCTCTAccactataaaaaccccaataccctcaccaaccaaggtacgcataatttaccctctctaacactttagagttgtgagaaattctaacttgaccttcggagggtatttggccagcaccacaccggtgctctctgcgaggttttctctttttgtgttgtgcaggcGTTGTTTCGAGCATGTGAGTGCCGTGTagctcactgacgatttttcggcatcatcaattggcgccgtctgtggggaacgaAGCGTACTTTAGCCTATCGCTTCTtggacaaagagttgcatggtacttactcaCTCGATGGCAACTACCAACAACGTTCAAGGAGACGAGCTGCGACCCACTACCCTGGAGAGGCAGGTCCAAACCCTCATGGCAACAATGGAATGTCTCACCAAACAGAATCAGGACCTTAAAGAACAGCTACGGCAAAAGAACGCCGCTATGGGTACCCAAGGGGAAAATCAAGAAGGTACCAGTGCCGAGCGAAGAGATCAAGAGGGGTCGGAAGGTAGTAATGCCCCAAGCAGACCCAAGCGACAAGATATGAGCTGTCCATCCGTCACTGATATGGCTCAACCCCACATTGTCGCGGAGATACAGGcgatgaaggaacagatggacGTCATGATGAACGCCCTCAAAGGACGGGTGTCCAGCGACCTTGATGATCTGGTCCACCAAACCGACTCGCCGTTCACCGCgtccgtcaactccttcccccttcCACCAAAGTTCCGTATGCCGCAAGTGGAAAACTACGACGTAAACAAAGACCCTCTAGATCATTTGGAgtccttcaagaccctgatgcaccttcagggggTACCCAACGAGATCATATGCAGAGCTTTCCCCACCACGCTGAAGGGTCCCGCAAGGATATGGTTTAGCAGGCTGACGCCTAACTCCATCAGTactttcaaggagctaagcgccCAGTTTGCTTCGCACTTCATCGAAGGACACAGGTATAAGAAGTCTACAGCATGCTTGATAAGCATCAAGCAGCGGGAAGATGAGACGCTAAGGTCTTACATAGCACGCTTTAACAAAGAGGCGCTTTCAATTGATGAAGCTAACGACAAGATACTTGTAGCCGCTTTCGCAAATGGGCTGCGGAAGGGTAAGTTCCTATTTTCACTATATAAGAACGACCCGAAGACTATGTCGGACGTGCTTTACAGGGcaaccaagtacatgaatgctgagGATGCGCTTCTGACtcgagagaagagagaaaggcaAGAGGATACGCGACAGGACAGAGGGTAGAAGATGGCAAGAACTGGAGACGCTGAACGGATAAAAGCTACATCGCCCGTGGAACACCAAGCACCTACGGAAGTATTACCAGTAAAAAGGATGGCATGAAGAGCAGCACCCCTTTATTTCTAGTTTACCTTAGTGAATTTTAGTTATACTCCTCAGTTTTTctatttactttagtttttgcTACAATGACTCTTTTAAAGCCCAAATGGCAGGTCttcgttttctttttaagaactaCTTTTTCTATGAATGCAtggtttattttaataagaGGCGTTTATTCACGCATGGCCAAAGTCGCCTACGGGTGGAGGGTCACTACGCTAAGTTACCTACGGGTAGACGCATGGCCAACGCCTACGGGAGGACGGTCACTACACTAAGTTACCTACGGGTAGATGCATGGCCAAAGTCGCCTACGGGTGGACGGTCACTACGCTAATTTACCTACGAGTAGACGCATGGCCAAAGTCGCCTACGGGTGAACGGTCACTAGGCTAAGTCACCTACGGGTAGACGCATGGCCAAAGTCGCCTACGGGTGGACGGTCACTATGCTAAGTCACCTATGGGTAGACGCGTGACCGAAGTTGACTATGGGTGGATGATCACCATACTAAGTCGCCTACAAGTAGACGACCAAAAAGGTAACAAGGCTCCAAAATTTAGTCACCTCAATTAGTCCACGACCCCAAGTGGACAACTCACAAGGTGACGAGGTACcaacacttagtcacctcaacaagtccacaaagtggaggAATCCAAGTCTACAAAATAGACGACCCTAATATGCAGTCCATTAAGTGGACAACCTCATCTCAAGAGGATGAAATgttatcaagtccataaaatggacaagcttattaagtccacaagatggacgatTTCATCCTAGGAggatgaaaaaattatgaagtccataaaatggacacAAAGTGGACAACCATGTCTTATTAATTCCATAAGCTAGACGAccttattaagtccacaagctGGACGACCCTACTAAATCCACAAAGCGGACAACATTGCTAAGTCCAAAGTGGACGACCCAATcctaagagaatgaaaaattattaagtccacaagtggacgagtttatcaTTAAGCCTACAGATTGGACGAGTCACTTAGTAATACCCACGAAATGGACGATTGCGCCAAGTCCCCAAAGAGGACGAGCCCATAAAGTTGACGAGTTCATCCACTAAAGGATATGACTAATACTACAAGACGATGGTTTTAACATAAAAGATAACGAGATGAACAAGTCTACTAAAGAGACGAGTTGGAATTATCCAAATGAAAAGGACTTAAACTCCATGAACCTGTCAGTTTAAGCTGACGAGATCATGGAGTGGGGGGCAGCTGATAAGGGTAAAATTGTGAATGTGAATATTCATGAATATAGTATCATGAAGCGACGTTCAAAATAGACCCGTCGGCCTCACTTGTCATAAATGGCAGTCAAACAGCTTTAGGACGTCTACAGCTTTAGGAAGACGAGGTTAACTTGTCATAAATGGAAAGCTGACACTACTAAGCTGAAGGGAGTAGgtgaagctgacgaccctaatGAGGGTGACGACCTCAacgagggagtaggcgaagctgactaccttaacgaggctgacgacccTGACAAGGGAGTAGACAAAGCTGATGACCCTAACGAGGCTAACGACCCCGAtgagggagtaggcgaagctgacgaccctgacgagggggtaggcgaagctgacgaccttAATGAGGCTAACGACCCTGACAAGGGAGTAGACGATGCTGAAGACCCTAATGAGGTTGACAACCTcgacgagggagtaggcgaaactgacgaccccgacgaggAGGTAGGCGAAGTTGACGACCCTGACGAGGCTGACGACCCTAACAAGGGAGTagacgaagctgacgaccctaacgAGGTTGACGACTCCGACGAGGGaataggcgaagctgacgaccccgacaagtgggtaggcgaagctgacgaccttAATGAGGCTAATGACCCTGAcaagggagtaggcgaagctgacgaccccgatgagggggtaggcgaagctgacgaccctgacgtGGCTTTGCTTGGTCTCCACGTTTGCATATATAAATATCTTGCGCCCCACGCTTGGTGTTAAATAAaaagactcctacaaggaaatgATCTCGCAAAATACGTCTAAAGAGACTCCTATAAGAAAAAGACTTCTAATCCAATAAGGAGAGGTCAACCCTCTAccactataaaaaccccaataccctcaccaaccaaggtacgcataatttaccctctctaacaCTTTAaagttgtgagaagttctaacttgaccttcggagggtatttggccggcaccacaccggtgctctctgcgaggttttctctttttgtgttgtgcaggcGTTGTTTCGAGCACGTGAGTGCCGTGTAGCTCACTGAcaatttttcggcatcatcattTTTAACAGATAATTCTAGAAGATTAATGTTTAATTTGTCACAAATCTAATGCACATGGGTTaattatatttaacaatttttaagtgAAGAAACTTTTCAACCAAACTTAAAAgtatattttaacaattttttttatatatataaagaaggcTAAAATCCCAAATTACACCCTTTAAACTTAGTGAATTATTATTCATTCCtatatatatcatttatatatttagcATTTTAGTACTTAAACCTTTACAATTATAGTCAAGTTTGTTTTTCCATCTATAAAATTGCATTAATCACACCATGCcaacaattttataaattgcaaTGGATgaaagtttaaaaactaaaagatcAAACAATTTATAAGTTAGAATTCTaccatatttataaaaaataaaataacaaaaaataaactttaaagAGGTAAATAAAAGTTTAGTGGAATATggatttttgtaaaaaaaaaaaaaaaaataataataataataaaggtgcaaatttttaagaaaagaaagaataggcTAATTTCGTAACTTCAACATAGTACAAGCTACAAACATGTCATCTTGTCCTATGAAAATATGGGACATAAAAAGGTGGGGGTGAGAGTGCAATTGCAATTGCAATTGCAATTCATTGAAAATACAGTGGTGGAGACATAGCGATTGACACACAGAAAAACCAGAGGTGCGCGTGTTTCTAGCTCCATGTCTCTATGTCTTATGTTATGTGTGTCTCTGTGTGTGAAATTGTTGGTCTAAGCGTGGAACCAGTAAACCTTTTAGTTTTAGAATcttccaaacaaaacaaatcccatccattttttttttcatttttctcagaACTCCTATTTTCGGTTCCTCCGAAAAAAGCTTTTGAACAAccttaaaactctctctctctctctctctctctctctctcttcctttatttatgctcttcaatatctttcaaaatagaaagcccaaaaacaaaaaaccaaaaaaaaaaaaatttctctgttttcttctttgtcaaTTTTATCATGTTTCATTATCTCTAATGCTCTGCTCTCACTCCTTCACGTACGTATATTCAATAtatttcattccattttttgtttattacaATCTTTGTTTCAATTATGTTatgttattttgataaatttgttttgttttgatgggtttcttatttatttatttatttatttatattgcaGAGTTGTTGTGCGAAACGGGACTGAGTTGGGGTGAGTTAGCTGGAgcgagttatatatatatatatatatatatgatgggAGCTGaggttgataataataataataataataacaataataataataatggtggAGTGGTGGAAGAAACGACGTCGTCGTCGCCGGTGAGCAGGGTAAAGTTCATGTGCAGCCATGGTGGGAGGATTGTCCCTAGGCCCCCCGATGGTCAACTCAAGTATGTTGGTGGCGAGACACGTGTCATTGCCATCCCTCGAGATATCAGCTTCTCaggttttcattttctttttcctttttttaaatatattttgagattCTTTAAGAGTCATAAGAATTATTTCATGGTGGGCAATTTTTAAATTAGATGAGGTGGATATAAGTGGtctaaatttttagcaacatCGTCAAGATTATTGTTTCTATGTAATAATAGGTTTTATTGTCGATAGCTCGATTGATATTTTAAggtattttcaataaaaatgtcTGGAATTtaaatcttcattttttattgtaatgttgaattataaaaaagattttgttaattaaatttatgatagaACCCATAGtttatgagagagaaaagagcaTTGCATTTAAGttatagaataatttttttaataacttaagcattgtttaataaaaatttataatctagTGAAAACTTAAGTCCTCTATTATTTTATGGAGTTGGAGGTTTGATAGAACTCCCAAAgtcttcaaatttcaatatgaaaatattaataagtcaatTCAATAATTCATCTAGAACTTTTTACCAGAATACAAATTATTTATACCATTTTATTGAAGTGTAAAATGATCCCTTATTAAATGatgtaatttaaacaaaaaattacaggaattaatttaaactatatATGTCAAAGATTTGGAGATATACTATGACAGTTAAGCAAGCTCTATTAATCTTGAGGAGGCCAAATGGTATGatatcaagaaaattttgtttcaaaaacttaaatggttaaaatctaacaaatttaattattattctaaCATATCCCTACATGCCATAAACTTAGATGTGTATTGATACTTAATTGTGCTTTTGGTAAATTAATGAACTCTAGTTGCCCGATGGTGTTTGAACTGTTCCCATTCATTAATATTCAATTTATGTGTGATACAATTTCGTAAACAAATGGACTCATATCCGTTacatgagaaaatattttttgtaatagttATTAAGTCTCCTGTGTAACAACCCAATAAGCAAGTGaatgttatataattaattttatacttCTTTGTCAGAGTTGAACCCACCAACCTCCCACATGATATTCATCAATTGGATTATTACATGACTTGGTATTAACTGTtacaacttaaaaaataaaaataaaaatcccttTAACAGATTATAAACAAGTGGTGAATACTATCTTGGGCTCAAGTCCTCTTGAACATGTCGTTTTGAATGAACCACAGTCATTGTATTAGCAACTTCTTGTGTTGTGCACTGTTTCATTTAGAGTGCTGTCAATAAAAGTAGAAAATGTGCTTATGTTccttttaatattaaataacatTGCCTTTTGTTGTTTTGACCTCTTTGTTGTTAACAGAGCTAATGAAGAAGCTAACTGCAACGATTGATGGGGACATGGTTCTCAAGTACCAAGTAATCCCTGAGGAACTTGATGCCTTGGTGACTGTAAGATCAGACGAGGACCTTAAGCATATGCTTGATGAACATGACCGCCATGAAAGTGAAGGAAACCCGAAGCTCCGAGCCTTCTTGTTCCCATCCAATCCAATCATACTTGAGAACCAAGCAACCTCCATTGAACCCCATGTATTAGAGCAGCGCTACATTGACGCCATCAATGGCATATTTCGTACAACTCCCCATCCTAAACTCACCTCTATCAATACAAATAAATCCACCTTCAGCATTTCTTCTGGTTGTTCTTCCCCCCATAGCAATTCCCCTGATGGCCAAAATGTTGATGCTATTATGACTCATGAAAGCAACTTGTCAAATGTCAACCAAAATGGCAAGATTTCAGTGCATAGAGTACAAAGCTCTCCTACCCTTTATTGCCTCAACAATTTCCAAAATCTTAGCAAAAACCCTGGAAATCATCACCTTTACCAGCACCACCAACATTACCACTTAAACCATCAACACCACCTTCATCACGGCTATCATCCTAGACCAATGGATTCTCACAGAGGTGATGTTGGCAGAGAAATGTTAACCCGAAATTGGTCATTGGGCAGGGTTGATGGTGGGAGGAGCCTAATGGGTCGTGGCCTAAACCCCCATTACACATCAAGTTCCCACCATAGAGAGTCTGGAGGCTGCATCAACTGGGGGTAGTACCATGAAGAGCATAGTGTCCTTGCGTGTACTAGGCTAAGTAGATCTGGGAGTCTTTCTCGGAGTCCAAGAAATGCCTTTTTGGAGGGTGAGAAGGCATGAAGTTCTTCAAGGTATTCAAGCAATAATTACCTtacatctcatatatatatccTCTCTCATGTGAGACCTCACATCGAATGGAGTCTCACCAGAACTTTTAACAATGgtatagatgatttttttttcttccttctatACCTAATATTTGGTGTTGGTTTTGCATGTTGTATATAGCCATTGCATAGAATTGGAATAGACTACATAGTCTGCGTGTTATGCGAGTTACCTGTAAATATAATGATTAATGCACATTTTATCTAGTATATGTTCCAGCAAAACGCATCCACAAAAAAGGGCCTAATCTAACCCACAAATCATGTGTGTATACATTACACACACAAAGCAAGCAAAATGGCAAGATAAGCTTTCCTCTCAAATCCAGCTTTCCTCTCAAATCCATCATATTGCATTTTATAGTAGTTTTAAATGAAGTACATGGGACTTTAGTCACCCAGAGATTTTGATATCAATGGAAACTATTATAGTTGTTTTCAACtctatttctaataaaaatggCTAGAACTGTTAACCAAATAACAACCAAATCTGATCCCGCAAAATCAATTCTTATACACattagaaaggaagaaaagggtgacaaaaaaatatcaaatttttgcTATCTCACTTGCTGTCGGTGAAATCTGCATCTATAACATCTCCTTCAGGCCCCTTGCCTGATGATTCCGAAGACCCGGATTCACCGCTAGGTGCAGGTCCAGGCCCAGCACCAGCACCAGGCCCAGCACCAGGAGCACCTGGTTGGTTGTAAAGGGACTGACCTAGTTGCATGACTTCTTGATTGAGGGCAGCAATGGCATCCTTGATGGCTTGTGTCGAACCCCCTGAAATTGCTTCCTTGAGCTCGCCAAGCTTGGCCTCCACCTTCTCTTTCACTGGGGCAGGAACCTTGTCTCCCAGTTCCTTGAGCTGTTTCTCTGTCTGGTAGACAACAGAATCAGCTTGGTTCTTTGTGTCAATGGCATCTCTCTTCTCCTTGTCATCCTTTGCAAACTTCTCTGCTTCATTAACCATCCTTTGCACCTGCATATTTTGACACATTTAGCTTAGTTCCTTTTCAGCTTTTGACCTAATCCTACAAACTGAAATAAAGCTCAAACATTTATCCAAACCCTATATTATAACATACCTCATCACTGGGCAATGTGCTAGCACCGGTAATGGTAATGTCTTGCTTCTTCCCTGTGCCCTTGTCAGCCGCAGTGACCGAAAGAATACCATTTGCATCAATGTCAAACTTCACTTCAATTTGAGGAACCCCACGAGGTGCAGGTGGGATACCATCCAAACGGAAGCTGCCAAGAGATTTGTTGTCCCTAAcgaattctctctctccttgaaGAACATTAATCTCAACACTAGTCTGCCCATCTGCGGCTGTGGAGAACACCTCTGACTTGGAGGTTGGCAAAGTAGTATTTCTTGGGATGATCTTTGTCATTACACCACCTAGGGTTTCAAGACCTAGTGACAATGGTGAAACATCCAAAAGCACGATATCACTGACATCCCCAGACAAAACACCAGCCTGAAAATAAATTGTCACACATgaatcaaacaaacaacaaagtTATTTACACAATACCAGCAAGCATTTTGCAACATAAAAGAATGGAGAAAAACATTAACTAGAGCAATCTTATACGAGTATATCACAACAATAATCATCAAAATTGTCACACAAGACAAGGGAGACAATATATTAGTTAAGGTGAAAGCATTCAGTAGGCCTCACCTGAACTGCAGCCCCAAGGGCAACAACTTCATCAGGATTAACTGTCACATTGGGGTCCTTTCCAgtcaacttcttcacaagatcCTGAACAGCCGGGATACGTGTTGATCCCCCAACAAGGATTACCTCATCTATATCTTTGAAGGAAAGTTTTGCATCCCTCAAGGAATTTTCAACTGGTGTTTTAAGCCTAACATACAATAACAGAcat is a genomic window of Quercus lobata isolate SW786 chromosome 2, ValleyOak3.0 Primary Assembly, whole genome shotgun sequence containing:
- the LOC115974049 gene encoding uncharacterized protein LOC115974049; its protein translation is MATTNNVQGDELRPTTLERQVQTLMATMECLTKQNQDLKEQLRQKNAAMGTQGENQEGTSAERRDQEGSEGSNAPSRPKRQDMSCPSVTDMAQPHIVAEIQAMKEQMDVMMNALKGRVSSDLDDLVHQTDSPFTASVNSFPLPPKFRMPQVENYDVNKDPLDHLESFKTLMHLQGVPNEIICRAFPTTLKGPARIWFSRLTPNSISTFKELSAQFASHFIEGHRYKKSTACLISIKQREDETLRSYIARFNKEALSIDEANDKILVAAFANGLRKGKFLFSLYKNDPKTMSDVLYRATKYMNAEDALLTREKRERQEDTRQDRG
- the LOC115977565 gene encoding putative mediator of RNA polymerase II transcription subunit 26, with the protein product MMGAEVDNNNNNNNNNNNNGGVVEETTSSSPVSRVKFMCSHGGRIVPRPPDGQLKYVGGETRVIAIPRDISFSELMKKLTATIDGDMVLKYQVIPEELDALVTVRSDEDLKHMLDEHDRHESEGNPKLRAFLFPSNPIILENQATSIEPHVLEQRYIDAINGIFRTTPHPKLTSINTNKSTFSISSGCSSPHSNSPDGQNVDAIMTHESNLSNVNQNGKISVHRVQSSPTLYCLNNFQNLSKNPGNHHLYQHHQHYHLNHQHHLHHGYHPRPMDSHRGDVGREMLTRNWSLGRVDGGRSLMGRGLNPHYTSSSHHRESGGCINWG